The following proteins come from a genomic window of Alicyclobacillus dauci:
- a CDS encoding MazG-like family protein — protein MERKTISLPRLSGLTPTLESTMLKITEEVGELAQVIGKFRGLSGERERMEQDQVVRAIVSELLDVAQTATSMMFVIEDLYGVDMQQEMEKHIDKLAQKGYL, from the coding sequence ATGGAACGCAAAACGATCTCATTACCTCGATTATCCGGCCTAACACCTACTCTCGAATCCACCATGCTCAAAATTACAGAAGAAGTGGGAGAGCTAGCTCAAGTCATCGGAAAGTTTCGGGGGCTGTCCGGTGAGCGAGAACGCATGGAACAAGATCAGGTCGTTCGAGCCATTGTATCCGAACTGCTGGACGTCGCTCAAACCGCGACATCGATGATGTTTGTGATTGAAGATTTGTATGGGGTCGACATGCAACAGGAGATGGAAAAGCACATCGATAAACTTGCGCAGAAGGGGTATCTCTAA
- a CDS encoding nickel pincer cofactor-dependent isomerase, group 22, which produces MYLKVTGGSVPIDGGYDTLIPQFIKVRQVFDSTMIDDIQAKIRDEVQKKGIRVKIKPGMRIAVGVGSRGIANLGLIVRCLIDELQNLGAKPFIVPAMGSHGGATAEGQAKYLKSHGISQQSMGVPIHSSMDVIHIGNTSSGVPVLFDKICCESDLVIIVARVKPHTDFKGPIESGLCKMLAIGLGKHAGASRLHKEGFEEFHHVIPEAAKVILNKVPVAFGLAVIENAYDQTAFIEAVEASQFLEREPILLDIAKSRMPRLYFDDLDVLIVQEIGKNISGAGMDPNITGRSGSMVDQGFIAPTIQRIVALNLTNETHGNASGIGLADVTTKHLVNSIDFPVTYANGITSTVPSSCNIPLVMNNDKEAIVVAMKTCNRIRLEEIKMVWIRNTLSLEHIWVSESLIPFVKSRTHCQVCGEPQFIKFSDQGHMIPFE; this is translated from the coding sequence ATGTATCTAAAAGTTACTGGGGGATCTGTACCAATCGATGGGGGATACGACACTTTGATCCCTCAATTTATAAAAGTTAGACAGGTATTTGATTCTACCATGATTGATGACATTCAAGCTAAAATTAGAGACGAAGTTCAAAAAAAGGGGATTAGAGTAAAGATAAAGCCGGGTATGCGAATCGCTGTCGGCGTCGGGAGTAGAGGAATTGCGAACCTGGGTCTAATCGTTCGGTGTCTAATTGACGAATTACAAAATCTCGGTGCCAAACCATTTATTGTTCCAGCGATGGGGAGCCACGGAGGAGCAACAGCGGAAGGTCAAGCAAAATATTTGAAGTCACATGGAATCTCACAACAATCAATGGGAGTTCCAATTCATTCTTCAATGGACGTCATTCACATTGGAAACACCAGTAGCGGTGTTCCAGTTCTGTTCGACAAAATTTGTTGCGAATCAGATCTTGTAATTATCGTTGCGAGGGTGAAACCGCATACGGACTTTAAAGGGCCGATCGAGAGCGGTCTATGCAAAATGCTAGCGATAGGCCTAGGGAAACATGCAGGGGCATCCAGATTACACAAAGAAGGGTTTGAAGAATTTCATCATGTAATTCCGGAGGCCGCAAAGGTAATCCTTAACAAGGTCCCTGTCGCATTTGGATTGGCCGTAATCGAAAATGCTTATGACCAGACGGCGTTCATCGAAGCCGTTGAGGCGAGTCAGTTTCTCGAGCGAGAGCCTATCTTACTTGATATCGCTAAGTCTCGTATGCCAAGATTGTATTTTGACGATTTGGACGTACTAATTGTCCAGGAAATCGGAAAGAACATCAGTGGCGCGGGCATGGACCCGAATATTACTGGAAGGTCAGGTTCCATGGTGGACCAAGGATTTATTGCACCAACTATTCAACGCATTGTAGCATTGAATTTAACAAATGAGACGCATGGGAACGCATCAGGCATCGGCTTAGCGGACGTTACAACCAAGCACCTAGTGAACAGTATTGATTTTCCCGTTACTTATGCCAATGGTATCACTTCAACAGTACCGTCCTCATGTAATATTCCCTTGGTTATGAATAACGACAAGGAAGCTATTGTAGTCGCAATGAAAACGTGCAATCGGATTCGGCTCGAAGAAATCAAAATGGTTTGGATCAGAAACACCTTATCGTTAGAACACATATGGGTGTCAGAGAGTCTCATACCTTTTGTAAAAAGCCGTACACACTGTCAAGTGTGTGGTGAACCCCAATTCATTAAGTTTAGCGATCAAGGGCACATGATACCTTTTGAATAG
- a CDS encoding iron-containing alcohol dehydrogenase family protein gives MSVDIVQGTPNLYLHQPGLLNKAGEHIGRFGKDVLIVTGEESWNAVEPQFTNSLTDNGIAFCIERYRGQCSYEEVGRLCATVKTPTELVIGVGGGKVLDTAKAVAAKVDLPFIAVPTLASTCSPVTPVSVIYTTDGVFLESQVWPKNSLVTLVDTQVVAKSPLNYFLSGVGDTLAKWYESSASSTRNNYHNVPTIAALQMARLCKTTLFQNTEQAIMDLGEWRPSPALQEVVDTIFLVAGMVGGLGGEACRAAAGHAIHNGLTILPQTKGILHGEKVAYGVAVQLVLERKDDELAELLSFYKKCHLPGKLSDMGIDLSQIQETLFTQAIANSLSDASMNFMPMSITESMLRNAIIELELRG, from the coding sequence ATGTCTGTTGATATTGTGCAAGGAACGCCGAATCTCTATTTACATCAGCCGGGACTGCTAAACAAAGCAGGAGAACATATTGGGAGGTTTGGTAAAGACGTTTTGATCGTTACTGGAGAGGAGTCATGGAATGCAGTGGAGCCTCAGTTTACTAATAGCTTAACAGATAACGGAATTGCGTTTTGTATTGAAAGGTACCGGGGCCAGTGTAGTTATGAAGAAGTCGGGAGATTGTGTGCGACTGTAAAGACACCTACGGAACTCGTTATTGGTGTAGGAGGGGGCAAGGTACTTGATACAGCGAAGGCTGTTGCGGCTAAGGTTGACTTGCCCTTTATCGCGGTCCCCACACTTGCGTCCACGTGCTCCCCCGTTACCCCGGTGTCTGTCATTTATACGACGGATGGGGTGTTTTTGGAGTCTCAAGTTTGGCCAAAAAATAGCCTGGTTACATTAGTAGACACTCAGGTTGTCGCCAAGTCACCATTAAACTACTTTCTTTCCGGTGTAGGGGATACGTTAGCGAAGTGGTATGAATCTAGTGCGTCTTCTACAAGGAACAATTATCATAATGTTCCTACAATAGCAGCTTTACAAATGGCTAGACTTTGTAAGACTACATTGTTCCAGAATACAGAACAGGCAATTATGGACTTAGGGGAATGGAGACCATCTCCTGCTCTTCAGGAGGTCGTTGATACTATCTTCTTAGTTGCAGGAATGGTCGGGGGACTGGGTGGTGAGGCATGTCGTGCCGCAGCGGGACACGCCATACACAATGGCCTCACCATCCTCCCTCAAACGAAAGGCATACTTCATGGTGAGAAGGTAGCTTACGGGGTTGCTGTCCAGCTTGTACTTGAACGCAAAGATGACGAACTTGCTGAACTATTATCCTTCTATAAAAAATGCCATTTACCGGGAAAACTATCGGACATGGGGATTGACTTGTCCCAGATTCAAGAAACATTGTTCACACAGGCAATTGCAAACTCACTGTCAGATGCCAGCATGAACTTCATGCCTATGAGTATTACGGAATCAATGCTGCGAAATGCGATAATTGAGTTGGAACTCCGTGGATAA
- a CDS encoding ABC transporter ATP-binding protein, protein MLEINQLAVQYGDITAVRNVTLDVYPGEVVTLLGSNGAGKSTVLRAICRLVYPSGGDITFNGQSLLTYETRKLVGLGIALVPENRRIFPALTVTQNLEMGAYGRSRSYIREGIEETYELFPSLKRYARKLAVGLSGGEQQMLAIGRALMSRPRLLLLDEPSLGLAPMLVDQVFEKLGQVNLSGTTILLIEQNARMALMLANRAYVMESGIVTSHGTSEELLADEQIKNAYLGMQTI, encoded by the coding sequence TTGTTGGAGATTAATCAGTTGGCAGTACAGTACGGGGACATTACAGCGGTTCGTAATGTTACTTTAGACGTTTACCCTGGTGAGGTTGTGACCTTGCTTGGATCCAATGGAGCCGGAAAAAGTACTGTTTTACGAGCAATTTGCCGGCTGGTGTACCCTTCGGGGGGAGACATCACGTTTAACGGTCAATCCTTACTTACCTATGAAACGAGAAAGTTGGTAGGCCTAGGGATTGCACTTGTTCCTGAGAATCGACGCATTTTTCCCGCGTTAACAGTGACTCAAAATCTGGAAATGGGTGCATATGGTAGGTCTCGCTCGTATATACGAGAAGGCATTGAAGAAACGTATGAGCTGTTTCCATCGCTTAAGAGATACGCAAGAAAATTGGCGGTTGGGTTAAGTGGCGGTGAGCAGCAGATGCTCGCGATAGGTCGTGCACTGATGAGTCGCCCTCGTCTGTTACTTCTTGATGAACCGTCCCTTGGATTAGCACCGATGTTAGTCGATCAGGTGTTTGAGAAGCTTGGTCAAGTTAACCTATCAGGCACTACCATTCTTTTAATTGAGCAAAATGCAAGGATGGCTCTCATGCTAGCGAATCGTGCTTACGTGATGGAATCAGGAATCGTCACGTCACACGGGACGTCGGAGGAGTTATTGGCAGATGAACAGATTAAGAATGCTTATCTAGGTATGCAAACTATTTGA
- a CDS encoding ABC transporter ATP-binding protein — MSIIQIEHLIKRFAGVIALDDVSFAVDEGSIHAVIGPNGSGKTTLFNIISGVYRATAGSVVFDGEPIQGLRPFQIVRRGLSRTFQHPRLFGSMTVIEQLIVALHPSKLWEFDKQSEQIAREKLNLVGLEHVADIPAASLPQGQRRLLEIARALCLEPRVLLLDEPHAGLNPVETEQLMVLIRKINQQGITILLVEHEMRVVMTLANKITVLNFGRLLAVGSPQEIQNNPEVITAYLGVREGRLTTHA; from the coding sequence ATGAGCATCATTCAAATTGAGCATCTAATTAAGCGTTTCGCGGGTGTCATCGCGCTCGATGACGTCAGTTTTGCCGTGGACGAAGGTTCTATTCATGCAGTTATTGGCCCAAACGGCTCTGGAAAGACAACACTTTTTAACATCATTAGTGGTGTCTATCGTGCGACCGCCGGAAGTGTAGTGTTTGATGGGGAACCCATTCAAGGATTACGTCCGTTCCAGATTGTCCGGAGGGGGCTTAGTCGCACTTTTCAACATCCGCGATTATTTGGCTCAATGACTGTCATTGAGCAGCTCATCGTCGCATTGCACCCGTCCAAATTGTGGGAATTCGACAAGCAGAGTGAACAAATTGCCCGGGAGAAACTCAATTTGGTCGGTTTAGAACACGTGGCTGATATACCTGCTGCTAGTTTACCGCAGGGACAGAGACGTCTACTTGAGATTGCACGGGCCTTGTGTCTTGAACCTAGGGTTTTGCTTTTAGATGAACCGCATGCCGGGCTGAATCCAGTGGAAACGGAACAGCTTATGGTATTGATTCGAAAAATCAACCAGCAGGGGATCACAATCCTTTTGGTTGAACACGAAATGCGAGTCGTCATGACCCTGGCTAACAAAATTACTGTTCTTAACTTTGGTAGGCTCTTAGCTGTCGGGTCACCGCAAGAAATTCAAAACAATCCAGAGGTGATCACGGCATATCTAGGTGTTAGAGAGGGGAGACTCACAACTCATGCATAA